In Dendropsophus ebraccatus isolate aDenEbr1 chromosome 13, aDenEbr1.pat, whole genome shotgun sequence, the sequence GAagtgtatgggggagatttttcaaacatggtgtaaagtgagactgggtCAGtcgcctagcaaccaatcagattccacctttaattttccgatgagtctgtgaggaatgaaaggtggaatctgattggttgctaggggcaactgagccagtcttactttacaccatgtttgataaatctccccctatgagtctaTTTACAGTGCAAATCTATTCCACCATCTGGCGGTATTATTACCTTGGGGGCATGTTCCaaatactgtttccctgcagaCATTTGAGTGATAAGTCGGAATTTGTTGTCCTGGAGCACATATATTCCCTGTGTGAAAAGAAGAACAAAATAaatcagtgcttaaaggggtagttcacacaaaAAAAGATGCTTTCTAATCAACTGATCCCATAAAGTGCCAGCAATTTGTCATTTAgttttattaaaaatctccagtcttccagtacttatcagctgctgtgtgtcctacaggaagtggtgtattctttccagtctggagaggagaggttttctcttgggattttctactgctctggacagttcctgaaatggacagaggtggcagcagagagcagtgtgtcagactggagagaatacaccacttcctgtaggacatacagcagctgataagtactggaatagtttttttttttttttttttttttttggggggggggatatgctgCTTACTTTCTTCTGGACAGGAAATAACCTGTGTAACCTTTCTTCATGACACactttaaggcagggatggggaaccttcggccctccagcttttgcaaaactacaactcccatcatgcatgaacaaccacagccaaagctttggctgtccaggcaacatgggaattgtagttttgcaacagctgaagggccaaatgttccccatccctgctttaaaggggttgttgaccaatttttctttcttttaaatcaactggtgccaaggaTTTATAATGTCATTCACTtaagaaaaatctcaagtcttccagtaattatcagctgctttatgtcctgcaggaagtggtatttttttctaatctggagagcaggagagttttttttatggggatttgctcctgccctggacagttcctaaaatggaaagaatacaccacttcatgcaggacatacagcagctgataagtactggaagactcaagattctttttatagaagtaaattacaaatctggcaaatctactttctggcaccagttgatttggaagaaaagaaTTTTGGCGTGAACAaccgctttaaagggaatgttcacacGCTGCAGATCTGTCGCcgttttttctgcagcagatctgcatatGATTTCACATACATTGATACATATAAAGTCTATTACCCTGACTCCTAGATCACTGTGTAATTATTGTCTTCTATGCACTAACCAGCACTGAGAAAACACCTATAGATATCCTATAGATCACTTGTCACCTACACAATGCCTGTGCACTCAGCCCTGATAGCTATGGAAAGATAAACTACAGAGTGGCAGTACACACCGCCAGCGCCTCACCTGGTGATTGGTCCGCAGGTTGTCGATTTGCTTCTTGAAGACTGTCGTCCAAAAATCTTTGCAGACAAACTTCATGATGTCTAATTCATCTTTGAACCTTGCAGTATCCTTGGTAAATCTAAGGAAGGGAATTAAAGATGTTACTGTCACTTCCTCCACGTCtagagatcagtggggggtcTAAGCACCAAGACCCCAACTGAGCATAACAGTGTGATGAAAATAAACAGCCATtttgtatgtatattttatagaATTGataccacacaaaaaaaaaaatcattctttcaaatcaactggtgccagaaagtgccagatttgtaatttacttctattaaaaaaaataaaaaaaatcttaaatctttcattacttatcagcttatgtatgtcctgcatgaagtgtattctttccagtgtgaaacagtgctctctgctgccacctgtgtccatgtcaggaactgtccagggcaggagcaaatccccataaaaaaacaaccctctcttcctctccagattggggaaaaaataccacttcctgcaggacatacagcagctgataagtactggaagacttgagatttttttttttattgaagtaattTGCAAACCTCACAAATCTATtggactttttgacaccagttgatttgaaagaaaaaatgctaaacaacccctttaaaggaggaaTGAGGAACcatcggcccttcagctgttacaaaaccacaattcccatcatgcctggacagccaaagttaaagctttggctgtccaggcatgatgggagttgtagttttacaacagctggagggcttaagATTTCCAATTCCTGCCTTAAAGTGTGTCATGAAGAAAGGTAACATAGAAGAAAGTAAGCAGCACATAGACATTACATATGCCACCCAGAGGAGCCTACCTCTCTATTAAGCCTTGTCCTACTCGGAAACCCATGTTTTCCAGCTTGGTGATGCACCTGCCATTCTCCTATAAAAGAAAGATGTGAGTAATTTCCATTCTAAGCACCAAGGACCATACAGTAGCCTATGGGGGTCACCATGAATTCCCACCACATCAACAGACCGGTGGTAACACTCAATGCACAGCAGAGGGGCCGGCTGCACTAACCAGGGGCAAAACTAAAGAGTGGTGTAGAATTGTATAGAAATTATAGGACCATAGGGGATGCTCAACTTTATAGTGTCTAGTCTATCACGCTCCATactgtactgctactactacacagctCTCCTGCCCTATCCATCATGttctgtactactattactactactactactactactccccctacacaccgcacatctcctgccttatccatcatgttctgtactgctgctgctactactacacaccgcacatctcctgccttatccatcatgttctctactactactactactaatactccccctacacaccgcacatctcctgccttatccatcatgtactatactgtactactactactacacaccgcacatctcctgccttatccatcatgtcatatactgtactactactactactacacaccgcacatctcctgccttatccatcatgtactatactgtactactactactacacaccgcacatctcctgccttatccatcatgtcatatactgtactactactacacaccgcacatctcctgccttat encodes:
- the LOC138770363 gene encoding trafficking protein particle complex subunit 6B; the encoded protein is MNKQDLADEALFLLLHNEIVSCVYKSSEQGDAENGRCITKLENMGFRVGQGLIERFTKDTARFKDELDIMKFVCKDFWTTVFKKQIDNLRTNHQGIYVLQDNKFRLITQMSAGKQYLEHAPKYLAFTCGLIRGGLSNLGIRSIVTAEVSVMPACKFQVMIQKL